A window from Enterocloster bolteae encodes these proteins:
- a CDS encoding M20/M25/M40 family metallo-hydrolase, whose amino-acid sequence MEGGRNVDRTVSRFIRYAECASESHNEKAFCEYMEQELAGMGIPFERQELGNEVVTDGWNILARIPGRSGKTPFLFVFHLDTAAPSNQVEVCVEGGCIRSKGSSVLGADGKLAIAVVMEAVERLMQEGEINRPIELLFTVCQELGLHGAKYADYSRIESEEAIVIDHYVTGEVLTRTPARLYMNVELIGRAAHVIRNEEPGVNALLTAVEIIHQIPVGRLNDNLSINVFDLVSLSPSNAVPKYARFDVEIRCFGNDIKQEIRDRIRRKAEETAERMGCKCNIREEEDVPETDFSENTDMLERLASIYSRSGLSMIPARSFGVLDATCTNQLGIRTVPIGFNIYHSHSAREYVVIEDVKKMLELVENIIRYF is encoded by the coding sequence ATGGAAGGAGGGAGAAACGTAGACAGGACAGTTTCGCGGTTTATACGTTATGCGGAGTGCGCAAGCGAATCCCATAATGAAAAGGCATTTTGTGAATATATGGAGCAGGAGCTTGCCGGAATGGGGATTCCGTTTGAGCGCCAGGAGCTGGGCAATGAGGTGGTGACCGACGGCTGGAATATCCTGGCCAGAATTCCGGGCAGGTCCGGTAAAACCCCTTTTCTGTTCGTATTCCATCTGGATACGGCTGCGCCCAGCAATCAAGTGGAGGTCTGTGTGGAAGGCGGGTGCATCAGGAGTAAAGGCAGCAGCGTACTGGGGGCTGACGGCAAGCTGGCCATCGCGGTGGTCATGGAGGCCGTGGAGCGGCTTATGCAGGAGGGAGAAATAAACCGCCCCATAGAGCTTTTGTTTACCGTGTGCCAGGAGCTGGGGCTCCACGGAGCAAAGTATGCGGACTATTCCAGGATAGAGAGCGAGGAGGCAATTGTCATCGACCACTACGTGACAGGGGAGGTATTGACACGCACACCAGCCAGGCTTTATATGAATGTGGAACTGATTGGGCGCGCCGCCCATGTTATCCGCAATGAGGAGCCGGGGGTCAATGCCCTGCTGACAGCAGTGGAAATCATTCACCAGATACCTGTTGGCAGGCTGAACGATAACCTGAGCATCAATGTATTTGATCTGGTATCCCTCTCGCCATCCAATGCAGTGCCCAAATACGCCCGGTTTGATGTGGAAATCCGCTGCTTTGGCAATGATATCAAGCAGGAGATCCGGGATAGGATCCGCCGTAAGGCGGAGGAGACGGCTGAGCGCATGGGGTGCAAATGCAATATCAGGGAAGAGGAGGATGTTCCGGAAACAGATTTCAGTGAAAATACAGATATGCTGGAACGATTGGCTTCCATCTACAGCAGGTCCGGGCTTTCCATGATACCGGCCAGGTCATTTGGAGTCCTGGACGCCACCTGCACAAACCAGCTGGGAATCAGGACCGTGCCCATTGGCTTTAATATCTATCATTCACACAGTGCAAGAGAGTATGTTGTAATTGAGGACGTAAAGAAAATGTTGGAACTGGTGGAGAATATCATACGCTATTTTTAA
- a CDS encoding CaiB/BaiF CoA transferase family protein, translating to MLEGVKVLSFTHYLQGPSAAQALADLGADVVKVESCRGAYERGWSGCNTYKNGVSVFYLMANRNQRGVALDLKSDEGRETIYRLVRDKGYDVILENFRPGVMDKLGLGYEELKKLNPGVIYCSCTGYGSSGPKVRKPGQDLLIQGMSGLAALAGPGDHPPMPTGTALVDQHGAILAALGITAAVYDRDKTGKGHRIEASLLGSALDLQIEPIGYYLNGGTLTPRADTGLSTRIHQSPYGIYKTADKYITLSLTSFENLEQAFTPGALEGFSAKDQMDNRIEFDKVVCRELLKRTTNEWELIFEELGIWYAPVNEYEDVVKDEQVVYNQCFMTMNHPVAGEVKVLGHANRYDGQPVPLRRLPPELGENTIELLKEAGYSDSQIQEMMKQGKAVSPEKKQDK from the coding sequence ATGTTAGAAGGAGTAAAGGTTCTTAGTTTTACCCATTATCTGCAGGGGCCGTCAGCAGCACAGGCATTGGCGGATTTGGGAGCCGATGTGGTAAAGGTAGAGTCTTGCAGGGGTGCTTATGAGAGGGGCTGGTCCGGTTGCAATACGTACAAAAATGGGGTTAGCGTTTTCTACCTCATGGCGAACCGCAATCAAAGAGGGGTTGCTTTGGATTTAAAGTCTGACGAGGGACGGGAGACCATCTACAGGCTGGTCCGTGATAAGGGGTATGATGTGATTTTGGAAAACTTCCGGCCTGGAGTTATGGATAAACTGGGTTTGGGATATGAAGAATTGAAAAAATTAAACCCTGGAGTCATCTATTGCTCCTGTACGGGTTATGGTTCCAGTGGACCCAAGGTGAGAAAGCCGGGGCAGGATCTTCTCATACAGGGAATGAGCGGATTGGCGGCATTGGCAGGACCGGGAGATCATCCTCCCATGCCTACAGGGACAGCGCTGGTGGATCAGCACGGGGCTATATTGGCAGCCCTGGGCATTACCGCTGCCGTGTATGACCGTGATAAAACCGGGAAAGGACACCGCATTGAGGCAAGCCTGCTGGGGTCAGCGCTGGATCTTCAGATTGAACCTATTGGATATTATCTGAATGGTGGGACGCTTACACCGAGAGCAGATACCGGTTTATCGACCAGGATTCATCAGTCACCCTATGGAATCTATAAGACAGCAGATAAATACATTACACTCTCCCTTACCTCCTTTGAGAATTTGGAACAGGCATTTACACCAGGCGCGCTGGAAGGTTTTTCGGCAAAGGATCAGATGGATAACCGCATTGAATTTGACAAGGTGGTATGCCGGGAATTGTTAAAGAGAACTACAAATGAGTGGGAGTTAATATTTGAGGAGTTAGGAATATGGTATGCGCCGGTTAATGAATATGAGGACGTTGTAAAGGATGAGCAGGTTGTTTATAACCAGTGTTTTATGACCATGAATCATCCGGTAGCAGGCGAGGTGAAAGTTCTCGGACATGCCAACCGCTATGATGGGCAACCAGTGCCTTTAAGACGGCTGCCGCCGGAGCTTGGTGAGAACACGATAGAGCTGCTAAAGGAGGCAGGATATTCAGATTCACAGATTCAGGAGATGATGAAGCAGGGAAAGGCTGTGTCACCCGAAAAAAAGCAGGACAAATAA
- a CDS encoding LysR family transcriptional regulator, producing the protein MDVTKCEAFLAAIDHGSLTAAGVFLGYTQSGITRMINALEEEVGFPLFIRTKKGVSPTENGKAMIPAFREIVRAHNHALEIGADIRGILSGALTIGSYYSVSAMWLPPILKRFRQLYPNVRINMKEGGNREMTRWLNEMSVDCCFFAEPAAGTICDWIPIRQDELLAWLPKNHPGAGEASFPLCALENEPFIITMPNQDTEIDRLLGSRHLTPDIRFSTADAYTTYCMVEAGLGMSLNNRLITLSWSGDVVTLPFDPPQFVSLGIGVPSWKEASPAMKKFIECVKDMLEELP; encoded by the coding sequence ATGGATGTTACGAAATGCGAAGCCTTTCTGGCGGCCATTGACCATGGAAGTCTGACTGCAGCCGGTGTTTTCCTGGGATATACACAGTCCGGAATCACACGGATGATTAACGCCCTGGAGGAGGAGGTCGGGTTCCCGCTTTTTATAAGAACAAAAAAAGGCGTGTCTCCCACGGAAAACGGTAAGGCGATGATTCCGGCTTTCCGGGAGATTGTCCGTGCCCATAACCATGCCCTGGAGATAGGGGCGGATATCCGCGGCATTTTAAGCGGCGCCCTGACCATTGGAAGCTACTACAGCGTTTCAGCCATGTGGCTGCCGCCCATATTGAAGCGGTTCCGGCAGTTGTATCCCAATGTCAGGATTAACATGAAGGAGGGTGGAAACCGTGAGATGACACGGTGGCTGAACGAGATGTCCGTTGACTGCTGCTTTTTTGCTGAGCCTGCCGCCGGGACAATCTGCGACTGGATTCCCATTCGCCAGGACGAGCTGCTGGCCTGGCTTCCGAAGAATCACCCCGGGGCAGGGGAGGCATCATTTCCGCTGTGCGCCCTGGAAAACGAACCGTTTATCATAACCATGCCTAACCAGGATACGGAAATCGACCGCCTTCTTGGGTCCAGACATCTGACGCCGGACATACGCTTTTCTACAGCAGATGCATATACCACCTACTGTATGGTGGAGGCCGGACTGGGCATGAGCCTGAACAACAGGCTCATTACCCTCAGCTGGTCCGGAGATGTGGTCACCCTGCCCTTTGACCCTCCCCAGTTTGTCTCTCTTGGAATCGGAGTTCCGTCATGGAAGGAGGCGTCACCTGCCATGAAAAAATTTATTGAATGCGTAAAAGACATGCTGGAGGAGCTGCCATAG
- a CDS encoding M20 metallopeptidase family protein — translation MNVIEEVGKYHDYAVSMRREFHKHPELSWKEVETAGRIRDELAGMGIPYEEVAGTGTIATLKGKEDQPVIGLRCDIDALPIREVKSLPYCSQNQGVMHACGHDAHISMLLTAARVLAEHQDELKCTVKLIFQPAEELTNGAVKVLESGKVGKLDTVAGMHIFPYLESGTISVDPGPRYTSASFMNIKIIGKSGHGAMPQYAVDPIYVGAKVVDALQSIASRETSPMDTVVVSICTFHSGTMANVFAETAELSGTVRTFNPKLQKELPGMIERIIKSTCEAYRAEYEFDYYSDIPATINDEYCSGIAAESVRKILGDKGLVKYAGTPGGEDFSYFLEKFPGVYAFVGCRNESKDCCYSLHNERFDLDEDALVNGAAFYVQYVLDAQEKFGAV, via the coding sequence GTGAACGTAATAGAAGAAGTTGGGAAATATCATGATTATGCCGTCAGTATGCGGCGGGAATTCCATAAGCATCCGGAGCTGAGCTGGAAGGAGGTGGAGACAGCAGGACGGATCCGGGATGAACTTGCCGGGATGGGGATTCCTTATGAGGAGGTGGCGGGAACCGGCACCATTGCCACCCTGAAAGGAAAAGAGGACCAGCCGGTGATTGGCCTGCGCTGCGATATCGACGCGCTTCCCATCCGGGAGGTTAAGAGTCTTCCCTACTGTTCCCAGAACCAGGGCGTCATGCACGCCTGCGGACATGATGCACATATCAGCATGCTTCTGACAGCGGCCAGGGTTCTGGCAGAACATCAGGATGAGCTTAAGTGCACGGTAAAACTTATCTTCCAGCCGGCGGAGGAATTGACCAACGGCGCGGTAAAGGTGCTGGAGTCCGGAAAGGTGGGAAAGCTGGATACGGTGGCGGGCATGCACATATTCCCGTACCTGGAGAGCGGCACCATCTCCGTGGATCCCGGTCCCCGCTATACATCGGCTTCCTTCATGAATATTAAGATTATCGGGAAAAGCGGACACGGCGCCATGCCCCAGTACGCGGTGGATCCCATTTATGTGGGGGCAAAGGTAGTGGATGCCCTTCAGAGTATTGCCAGCCGGGAGACCAGCCCCATGGATACGGTGGTGGTCAGCATCTGTACCTTCCATTCCGGTACCATGGCCAATGTTTTTGCCGAGACGGCTGAGCTCAGCGGTACGGTGCGCACCTTCAATCCCAAGCTCCAGAAGGAACTGCCGGGTATGATTGAGCGTATCATAAAGAGCACCTGTGAAGCTTACAGGGCTGAATATGAGTTTGACTATTATTCTGATATCCCGGCAACGATCAATGACGAGTACTGCAGCGGGATTGCGGCGGAGTCCGTCAGGAAAATCCTGGGCGACAAGGGACTGGTAAAATATGCAGGCACGCCGGGCGGTGAGGATTTTTCCTACTTTCTGGAAAAATTTCCAGGGGTTTACGCTTTTGTAGGATGCCGCAACGAGTCAAAGGATTGCTGCTATTCCCTTCATAATGAACGCTTTGATCTGGATGAGGATGCTCTGGTGAACGGAGCTGCCTTCTATGTGCAGTATGTGCTGGATGCTCAGGAGAAGTTTGGGGCCGTGTAG
- a CDS encoding YfcC family protein, with product MTKDKQKANKPLNPFVPLVLMVLACAIVSYFVIPGAYDRETVDGVTRVLADSYHATERTPVSFFNIFRSIPEGLTASANMMFCVMLIGGIVEIYKRTNTVGAAINSVLKASERMSSQVIIAIVMIVFFIFGGILGWSEHIIPFVPIIVSLALSLGYDSLVGMAISGFACLISFAVAPFNVYTVGISHTIAELPMFSGWELRIAALVCVWILSLVWVMRYAKKVKADPSKSLVKDVDTSSLRIPVDPGLKFDLPKKVSVISLTISILVTIYGILNLSWSYTEMAATFMIGGIVSAAINRVNLDDGINMVLDGARGAFSGALIIGVARAVQWTMTNGGLVDPLVHGLSNLMRSASAYVSTVGMFIVNFFVNALIPSGSGQATAVMPIMVPLADMLHITRQTAVLAFQFGDGISNTFWFTNGTLLIYLSLGKVPLKSWYKFILPLHGLFLILQLIFLFVAVQIGYGPF from the coding sequence ATGACGAAAGATAAGCAAAAAGCAAACAAGCCTTTGAATCCGTTTGTGCCGCTTGTACTGATGGTACTTGCCTGCGCAATCGTATCCTATTTTGTGATACCGGGAGCCTATGACCGTGAAACCGTGGACGGGGTCACACGGGTCCTGGCAGACAGCTATCATGCCACGGAGCGCACGCCCGTATCGTTTTTTAACATATTCCGGTCCATTCCGGAAGGCCTGACAGCCTCGGCCAATATGATGTTCTGTGTCATGCTGATTGGCGGTATTGTGGAGATCTACAAAAGGACCAATACGGTAGGCGCTGCAATCAACAGTGTTTTAAAGGCTTCCGAGAGGATGAGCAGCCAGGTAATCATAGCAATTGTAATGATTGTGTTTTTCATTTTCGGAGGTATCCTGGGATGGAGTGAGCACATCATTCCCTTTGTACCCATTATCGTATCCCTGGCCCTCTCCCTTGGGTATGACTCACTGGTCGGAATGGCCATATCCGGATTTGCCTGTCTGATCAGCTTTGCGGTTGCGCCTTTTAATGTGTACACAGTAGGAATTTCCCATACCATTGCCGAGCTGCCCATGTTCTCCGGATGGGAGCTGAGGATTGCGGCACTGGTCTGCGTGTGGATACTTAGCTTGGTATGGGTTATGCGGTATGCAAAAAAGGTGAAGGCAGATCCGTCCAAGAGCCTTGTGAAGGATGTGGACACGTCCTCCCTGCGCATTCCGGTTGATCCAGGCCTTAAGTTTGACCTTCCCAAAAAGGTTTCAGTTATTTCCCTGACCATCTCCATCCTTGTAACGATTTACGGTATCCTGAATCTGAGCTGGTCATATACGGAAATGGCAGCCACCTTCATGATTGGCGGTATTGTGTCTGCTGCAATCAACCGGGTGAATCTGGACGATGGCATTAATATGGTACTTGACGGCGCAAGAGGAGCCTTCAGCGGCGCCCTGATCATTGGTGTGGCCAGAGCGGTCCAGTGGACCATGACAAACGGCGGTCTGGTGGACCCTCTGGTACACGGGCTTTCCAATCTGATGCGCAGCGCCTCCGCTTATGTGAGCACGGTGGGCATGTTCATTGTAAATTTCTTTGTCAATGCCCTGATTCCATCAGGCTCAGGACAGGCCACCGCGGTCATGCCAATTATGGTTCCATTGGCTGATATGCTGCATATTACAAGGCAGACAGCCGTACTGGCGTTCCAGTTTGGCGACGGTATATCCAATACCTTCTGGTTTACCAACGGAACGCTGCTTATCTACCTGTCGCTTGGCAAGGTACCGTTAAAGAGCTGGTATAAGTTTATCCTGCCTTTACATGGACTTTTCCTGATTCTGCAGTTAATCTTTTTGTTTGTGGCCGTTCAGATTGGTTATGGTCCGTTTTAA
- a CDS encoding TRAP transporter substrate-binding protein: MKKIAVLLTTVLTAGMLAACGQGKNAETTSAGVSDVKTEADSVPEAKPEKDAITFKLGMVDPDGSNFHKGALAIAEEVNKATGGRITIQVFAGGQLGNERDMYEGAQMGTIDMFTASNAVLTSFIPEMAVLDQPFLFETADEAHRVIDGTVGTLIAEKTEEQKIHTVGWMDVGFRNIFSTRPVTSLEDMKNLKIRTMENDLHIAAFNAMGAIATPMASGDVFTGLQQGTIDAAENAIANLIANRYYEITKNVTWTNHVFGYMGVFMSDKAWNQIPDDLREDFVEGVKAGAQRQRDYLVEANEAAVKELTELGVEFYEIPIDDMRKLVEPAMEQFADRMDPAWVEAIEAEK; encoded by the coding sequence ATGAAGAAGATTGCAGTATTGTTGACAACAGTATTAACAGCCGGAATGCTGGCAGCCTGCGGGCAGGGTAAGAATGCGGAAACCACTTCAGCAGGAGTTTCAGATGTGAAAACAGAAGCAGATTCGGTCCCGGAGGCAAAGCCTGAGAAAGACGCCATTACGTTTAAACTGGGAATGGTGGACCCGGATGGAAGCAATTTCCATAAGGGAGCACTGGCCATTGCGGAAGAAGTGAATAAGGCTACCGGCGGAAGAATAACCATACAGGTATTTGCAGGCGGGCAGCTGGGTAATGAAAGAGACATGTACGAGGGTGCGCAAATGGGTACCATTGACATGTTTACGGCCTCCAACGCAGTACTCACCTCTTTCATTCCTGAAATGGCGGTGCTTGACCAGCCATTTCTATTTGAGACAGCAGATGAAGCCCATCGTGTTATTGATGGAACAGTCGGAACACTGATTGCTGAAAAAACAGAAGAGCAGAAAATACATACAGTGGGTTGGATGGATGTAGGTTTCCGCAATATCTTCTCCACCCGTCCGGTCACATCCCTGGAAGATATGAAAAATCTTAAAATACGCACCATGGAGAATGATTTACATATTGCGGCGTTTAATGCCATGGGGGCAATTGCCACACCAATGGCATCCGGAGATGTTTTTACCGGTTTACAGCAGGGCACCATTGACGCGGCAGAGAACGCCATCGCCAATCTGATTGCCAATCGCTACTATGAGATAACCAAAAACGTAACATGGACCAATCATGTTTTTGGTTATATGGGCGTGTTTATGTCGGACAAGGCATGGAATCAGATACCGGATGACTTGAGGGAAGACTTTGTGGAAGGTGTAAAAGCAGGAGCACAGAGACAGAGGGATTATCTGGTGGAGGCAAATGAGGCGGCAGTAAAGGAACTGACAGAGCTGGGCGTGGAATTTTATGAGATACCTATTGATGATATGCGAAAGTTGGTAGAACCGGCAATGGAACAGTTTGCAGACCGAATGGATCCGGCCTGGGTGGAAGCGATTGAAGCTGAAAAATAG
- a CDS encoding sugar diacid recognition domain-containing protein, translated as MIDNKIMYEIIEKLHESFSASISICDVSGRVIVSTDSSCMGEMNLLAIEALNINSKVTVSMDSKIQKAGAAMPLRFQKSRMGAVVLQGAGSSSSQLAELLSKTIELLYEELILSKKKQNRTQERDQFLYEWLHLQSDYTENFIKRGEHLGIDITGNHTIILMERKQDDLFTSTSIIQNLLDDRDILLPLSQDQNLIILKENEHFEKKYNRVIAAGHNCHTGICSGSAHLHTAYQAALESLKLGKILFPDEHLHCFEKMKLAIALSKTPIPGLEDSFSLLVAKGRNAQLADTAITYIRLNGDIQKICDKLHIHRNSIPYRIRRIHEICGRNLMDYYDMLCLYASFIRYAGKEADIQ; from the coding sequence GTGATTGATAATAAGATTATGTATGAAATTATAGAAAAACTGCACGAAAGCTTTTCTGCTTCCATCAGTATCTGCGATGTAAGCGGGCGCGTCATTGTGTCCACGGATTCTTCCTGCATGGGCGAGATGAATCTGCTTGCCATAGAGGCCCTTAATATAAATTCCAAGGTAACCGTGTCCATGGACAGTAAGATTCAAAAGGCAGGCGCGGCCATGCCTCTGCGTTTTCAGAAAAGCCGGATGGGCGCCGTGGTTCTCCAGGGCGCAGGTTCCTCCAGCTCCCAGCTGGCTGAACTGCTGAGCAAGACCATTGAACTATTGTATGAAGAACTTATCCTTTCCAAGAAAAAACAAAACCGGACCCAGGAGCGGGACCAGTTTCTCTATGAATGGCTGCACCTGCAGTCCGATTATACGGAAAATTTTATAAAGCGAGGGGAGCATCTGGGTATTGATATCACAGGAAACCACACCATAATCCTGATGGAGCGCAAACAGGACGACCTCTTTACGTCCACCTCCATCATTCAGAACCTTTTAGACGATCGTGATATCCTGCTTCCCCTCTCCCAGGACCAGAACCTGATTATCCTGAAGGAGAATGAGCATTTTGAAAAAAAATATAACCGTGTAATTGCCGCCGGACATAACTGCCATACCGGCATCTGTTCCGGCAGCGCCCACCTTCACACAGCCTATCAGGCTGCCCTTGAAAGCCTTAAGCTGGGTAAAATACTGTTTCCAGACGAGCATCTCCACTGCTTTGAGAAGATGAAGCTGGCAATTGCGCTGTCTAAAACCCCCATTCCCGGACTGGAGGACTCCTTTTCCCTTCTTGTCGCAAAGGGCAGAAACGCCCAGCTGGCCGATACGGCCATAACCTATATACGGCTGAACGGCGATATTCAGAAAATCTGCGACAAACTCCATATCCACCGCAACAGCATCCCCTACCGCATCCGCCGCATCCATGAAATCTGCGGCCGTAACCTGATGGATTACTATGACATGCTCTGTCTTTATGCGTCGTTCATACGGTATGCCGGGAAGGAAGCGGATATACAGTAG
- a CDS encoding LacI family DNA-binding transcriptional regulator, whose protein sequence is MATIKDVAKLAGVSICTVSRALANKENITPKTMEKVLSAVRELDYKPNYSARSLKIGSTDTLGLIVPDITNPYYPKVAKSIEEYAEKKGYMILLCNSNEDLNKEKRLVDTLKKRNVDGVIILPCSRHIEHFRGFDNAGIPYVFLNRSFKGIANCIPSDNFYGAYTVTKYVIGRGHKNICAAYLGFENQIYQERFEGTMEALREHGLEQCAKQFIFDIKDIQDSYMRIRKVLEGRERPTALIAANDMLCFGAYSAASDCGLSIPGDFSVTGYDDISMASLMMPPLTSFRQPEDVMAKGGVDYLLECIAGNSPAPPARLRGELVVRQSVCDIRGDTCL, encoded by the coding sequence ATGGCAACGATTAAGGATGTTGCAAAACTGGCTGGGGTATCTATCTGTACGGTGTCCCGTGCCCTTGCAAATAAAGAAAATATCACACCGAAGACCATGGAAAAGGTATTGTCCGCGGTCAGGGAGCTGGATTATAAGCCAAATTATTCGGCCAGAAGCCTTAAGATAGGAAGTACAGACACATTGGGGTTAATTGTACCGGATATTACCAACCCATATTATCCAAAGGTAGCTAAGAGTATTGAGGAATATGCAGAAAAAAAGGGATATATGATTTTGCTCTGTAATTCCAATGAAGATTTAAATAAGGAGAAGCGTCTGGTTGATACCCTTAAAAAGCGGAATGTGGATGGTGTGATTATATTGCCCTGTTCAAGGCATATAGAGCATTTTCGTGGGTTTGATAATGCCGGTATTCCGTATGTATTCCTGAATAGAAGCTTTAAAGGAATTGCAAATTGTATTCCCAGTGATAATTTTTATGGAGCATATACAGTGACGAAATATGTAATCGGAAGGGGCCATAAAAATATCTGCGCTGCTTACCTGGGCTTTGAGAATCAGATTTATCAGGAGCGGTTTGAGGGTACCATGGAGGCATTGAGAGAACATGGGTTGGAACAATGCGCCAAGCAGTTTATTTTTGATATAAAGGACATACAGGATTCCTATATGAGGATACGGAAGGTGCTTGAAGGCAGGGAAAGACCTACTGCTTTAATAGCAGCCAATGATATGCTGTGTTTTGGCGCATATAGTGCGGCTAGTGATTGCGGACTTTCGATCCCCGGAGATTTTTCGGTTACCGGCTATGATGATATTTCAATGGCCTCACTTATGATGCCGCCTCTCACCAGTTTTCGTCAGCCGGAGGATGTGATGGCTAAGGGAGGTGTGGATTATCTCCTTGAATGTATAGCTGGCAACAGCCCTGCTCCTCCCGCCCGTCTAAGAGGAGAGCTTGTTGTTCGGCAGTCAGTATGCGATATAAGAGGGGATACCTGTTTGTGA
- a CDS encoding threonine aldolase family protein, whose protein sequence is MELCMHSRPSFASDYMEGAHPAILARLMETNMLKTQGYGSDPFSQSAREKIRAACGCPDAEIHFLVGGTQTNATVIRGLLHSYEGVIAAGSGHISVHEAGAIELGGHKVLTLPHVSGKLRAADIEGLIGDYRKDANSGHMVMPGMVYISQPTEYGTLYSLSELREISSVCRKNGLPLFLDGARLAYALSCPCNEVSLKDIARLCDVFYIGGTKCGALFGEAVVITQQNLIPHFFTVIKQNGALLAKGRMLGIQFDTLFEDDLYMKIGASAIAAADQIRDTLTKCGYRLFLDSPTNQVFIVMENEAAAQLARKAEITLWEKYDDTHTMVRFVTDWATQQRDVDMLVEILEQECNPTLACVS, encoded by the coding sequence ATGGAACTTTGTATGCACAGCAGGCCTTCTTTTGCTTCCGATTATATGGAAGGCGCCCATCCGGCTATTCTGGCCCGCCTTATGGAGACAAACATGCTTAAGACCCAGGGATATGGAAGCGACCCCTTTTCCCAATCAGCCCGTGAAAAAATCCGCGCAGCCTGCGGCTGTCCGGATGCCGAAATACATTTTCTCGTAGGAGGCACACAGACCAACGCCACTGTCATACGCGGACTCCTTCACTCCTATGAAGGTGTAATTGCAGCCGGGTCCGGACACATCAGCGTCCATGAGGCCGGCGCAATTGAGCTGGGAGGACATAAGGTGCTGACTCTGCCCCATGTGTCAGGAAAACTCAGGGCAGCGGATATCGAAGGCCTGATTGGGGATTACAGAAAAGACGCAAACAGCGGACATATGGTCATGCCCGGCATGGTTTACATCTCACAGCCAACGGAATACGGTACGCTGTATTCGCTCAGTGAACTCCGGGAGATCAGCAGCGTGTGCCGCAAAAACGGTCTTCCGCTGTTCCTGGACGGCGCGCGGCTGGCCTATGCTCTATCCTGCCCCTGTAATGAGGTATCCCTCAAGGATATAGCCAGGCTCTGCGATGTGTTCTATATCGGCGGAACCAAATGCGGGGCCTTGTTTGGAGAAGCGGTTGTGATAACGCAGCAGAACCTGATCCCCCATTTCTTCACCGTCATTAAGCAGAACGGCGCCCTTCTCGCCAAAGGCAGAATGCTGGGCATACAGTTTGACACCCTTTTTGAAGATGACCTTTACATGAAAATCGGCGCTTCCGCTATAGCGGCCGCCGACCAAATCAGGGATACCCTGACAAAATGCGGATACCGCCTGTTCCTCGATTCACCCACAAATCAGGTATTCATTGTAATGGAAAATGAAGCCGCCGCCCAACTGGCCCGGAAAGCAGAGATTACCTTATGGGAGAAATATGATGACACTCACACCATGGTGCGTTTCGTAACGGATTGGGCAACCCAGCAAAGGGATGTGGACATGCTGGTTGAGATACTGGAACAGGAATGTAATCCCACGCTGGCCTGTGTTTCATAG
- a CDS encoding class II aldolase/adducin family protein, with the protein MDIITERQLETAVEIAHSLFERGKVSGSTANISIRIGDFIYISGSGTSFGTLEKEQFSTLLLDGTHVEGIKPSKEYPLHAMIYRYKPEMKGVVHTHSFYSVLWSCLEHEKKTDVIPAYTPYLKMKVGTVGIIPYAKPGSQELFGYMEERIMNSDAYLLKQHGPVVAGRTILDAFYGLEELEESAKTAWYLRGEHVQEC; encoded by the coding sequence ATGGATATCATCACAGAGCGTCAGTTGGAGACAGCAGTAGAGATTGCACATTCCCTGTTTGAAAGGGGAAAGGTGAGCGGATCAACTGCAAACATCAGTATCAGGATAGGGGATTTTATCTATATTTCCGGAAGCGGTACCAGCTTTGGAACTCTGGAAAAAGAACAGTTCTCTACACTTTTGCTGGATGGTACACACGTGGAGGGGATAAAACCCAGCAAGGAATATCCGCTTCACGCTATGATTTACCGGTACAAGCCGGAAATGAAAGGGGTGGTACATACACACAGTTTTTATTCTGTCCTGTGGTCCTGTCTGGAACATGAAAAGAAAACAGATGTGATACCGGCCTACACTCCGTACCTTAAAATGAAAGTGGGAACCGTAGGGATAATCCCCTATGCAAAGCCGGGAAGCCAGGAGCTTTTTGGCTATATGGAAGAACGGATAATGAATAGTGATGCTTATCTTCTGAAACAGCATGGTCCTGTAGTGGCAGGCAGGACGATTCTTGATGCCTTTTACGGCTTGGAGGAACTGGAGGAAAGCGCTAAGACAGCATGGTATCTGAGAGGGGAACATGTTCAGGAATGCTGA